The proteins below come from a single Archangium lipolyticum genomic window:
- a CDS encoding TolC family protein → MSALVLAAVLAATPVTLEDARARSRENVQALTALLQVSSAEQDVRIARSSLLPQLGFGVEANASYAGPRLAYNVTEVAPGVFEQTEGETTANTATGFNLGLTLSQLVYDRAVWARLSQSGAQLEAQRGEALEQQDTSELEGIQRFYTLFRTQATIQVLEANVRRSEEQLERARALFQAGRVGKAEELSAQVNLGNDRLAVVARQSQLATDQARLATWLAMPGAEAVEAVDPGVLGQLPAPAPSLEQVLQEARTRRPLLAALRQRLRAAELQESIANAGYLPRVSLQGRFSRSGSTPGVVFSSLRRQNSASGGISLSWDLFNGFSTQAQTRRAEYQSRVAELNLQQNERELEGAVRQAHVTLQAQITSTELAEANRKAAADALTLAEERFNAGVSSTLEVRDAQLKLTQAELTLLENRINVEIARFGLMRAMGTLAPGEAK, encoded by the coding sequence ATGAGCGCGCTCGTGCTCGCCGCGGTGCTCGCCGCCACTCCCGTGACGCTGGAGGATGCCCGGGCCCGGAGCCGGGAGAACGTCCAGGCGCTGACCGCCCTGTTGCAGGTCTCCTCCGCCGAGCAGGACGTGCGCATCGCGCGCTCGTCGCTGCTGCCCCAGCTGGGGTTCGGGGTGGAGGCGAACGCGAGCTATGCCGGCCCCCGGCTCGCCTATAACGTCACGGAAGTCGCGCCCGGTGTCTTCGAGCAGACCGAGGGCGAGACCACCGCGAATACGGCCACCGGCTTCAATCTCGGCCTCACCCTCTCCCAGCTCGTCTATGACCGGGCCGTCTGGGCGCGGCTGTCCCAGAGCGGGGCGCAGTTGGAAGCGCAGCGGGGCGAGGCGCTCGAGCAGCAGGACACCTCCGAGCTGGAGGGCATCCAGCGCTTCTACACGCTCTTCCGCACCCAGGCGACCATCCAGGTGCTGGAGGCCAACGTGCGGCGCAGCGAGGAGCAGCTCGAGCGCGCCCGGGCGCTCTTCCAGGCGGGCCGGGTGGGCAAGGCCGAGGAGCTGTCCGCGCAGGTGAACCTGGGCAATGACCGCCTCGCCGTGGTGGCGCGGCAGTCGCAGCTCGCCACGGATCAAGCGCGGCTGGCGACGTGGCTGGCCATGCCGGGCGCGGAGGCCGTGGAGGCGGTGGATCCGGGCGTGCTCGGCCAGCTTCCGGCGCCGGCGCCCTCGCTGGAGCAGGTGCTGCAGGAGGCGAGGACCCGCCGGCCCCTGCTGGCGGCGCTGCGCCAGCGGCTGCGCGCGGCGGAGCTGCAGGAGAGCATCGCCAATGCCGGCTACCTGCCGCGCGTCTCCCTCCAGGGCCGCTTCTCGCGCAGTGGTTCGACCCCGGGGGTCGTCTTCTCCTCGCTGCGGCGGCAGAACTCCGCGTCCGGGGGCATCTCCTTGTCGTGGGATCTCTTCAACGGCTTCTCCACACAGGCGCAGACGCGCCGGGCTGAGTACCAGAGCCGGGTGGCGGAGCTGAATCTGCAGCAGAACGAGCGCGAGCTGGAGGGCGCGGTGCGCCAGGCACACGTGACGCTGCAGGCGCAGATCACCTCCACGGAGCTGGCCGAGGCCAACCGCAAGGCGGCCGCCGACGCCCTCACGCTCGCCGAGGAGCGCTTCAACGCGGGCGTCAGCTCGACGTTGGAGGTGCGCGACGCGCAGCTCAAGCTCACGCAGGCCGAGCTGACCCTGTTGGAGAATCGGATCAACGTCGAAATCGCCCGCTTCGGATTGATGCGGGCCATGGGCACTCTGGCCCCGGGAGAAGCGAAATGA
- a CDS encoding YIP1 family protein: MISIVQPARVLLDPLDATGAAVEARRWLWPLLILVVCVSASGTAFSLRWNAGPAVVQELQMTGKLDRLTETEISEEIQTATRKTLVAGIAKGVFVMPLMTLLLAAVLWVWAWLFDRSAPFGGLMSVAALAMLPIALYHLIFTVCALAQHSLSLERVPELVPASLAVLDGLSPKMKKVLGAVDFFNLWSVGLMGLGFSSATGMRKGRALLLCLGLYLLYVGVFSIGLPAMMAGGPGGPGGRGGPGGGR; this comes from the coding sequence ATGATCTCCATCGTTCAACCCGCCCGTGTGCTCCTGGATCCGCTCGATGCGACAGGCGCCGCAGTGGAGGCCCGCCGCTGGCTGTGGCCCCTGCTGATCCTCGTCGTCTGTGTGTCCGCCTCCGGGACCGCCTTCTCCCTCCGCTGGAATGCCGGTCCCGCGGTGGTGCAGGAACTGCAGATGACCGGCAAGCTCGACCGGCTGACGGAGACGGAGATCTCCGAGGAGATCCAGACCGCGACGCGCAAGACGCTGGTGGCGGGGATCGCCAAGGGCGTCTTCGTGATGCCGCTGATGACGCTGCTGCTGGCGGCGGTGTTGTGGGTGTGGGCGTGGCTGTTCGACAGGTCGGCGCCCTTCGGCGGCCTCATGTCGGTGGCGGCGCTGGCGATGCTGCCCATCGCGCTCTACCACCTCATCTTCACCGTGTGCGCGCTGGCGCAGCACTCCCTCTCCCTGGAGCGCGTGCCGGAGCTGGTGCCCGCGAGCCTGGCGGTGTTGGACGGGCTGTCCCCCAAGATGAAGAAGGTGCTGGGGGCGGTGGACTTCTTCAACCTGTGGAGCGTGGGCCTGATGGGGCTGGGCTTCTCCTCGGCCACGGGGATGCGCAAGGGCCGGGCGCTGCTGCTGTGCCTGGGGCTCTACCTGCTGTACGTGGGGGTGTTCTCCATTGGTCTGCCCGCGATGATGGCCGGAGGGCCTGGCGGTCCGGGTGGCCGGGGTGGTCCGGGAGGTGGCCGATGA
- a CDS encoding AAA family ATPase, translated as MVDSTDLAQVLHEANDIAQSVAQKPTSAHVLLALFTVENRAQLLLKEKGVDEDSLLETMTSQPTEQDGLVRELFMRAREIAQNSGAREADCLHLLVAFTRVRCAASELLTRAGLHLINLGNTALSYCLSGSTPRRFQPGRTTTMAAMPRPTRPLGAPPSAPPASALAVSMPRPTLAPPRAPSRPALSPRDLIDEVNEDVLETAAPTPVPPVPTRTPPPVPASLAPAAPAPALPSPSPTPRPAAPARAATPLVLDEKRFPLLTSLGRNLSRLGQEGKLDPVVGRAKEIEEVIDILGKRRTNNPCLLGEAGVGKTAVVEGVAQRMLELRGTLSEKILIELDMASVVAGTQLRGSFSEKLNALKDEVRRADGRVVVFIDEIHTLVGAGSTGEGPQDAANELKTAMARGEFPCIGATTHEEYRKFISQDPALERRFTPVVVHEPSVPETVEILQGIIGRYEDHHGLRYAPEALEAAASLASRYVTDRFMPDKAISVVDLAGSRSRREGKELVEASDVARVVAKIAGLPEERLLMTDSARLLRLEADLGERVIGHEEAISRIARVIRRNYAGFASRRPMGSFLFLGPTGVGKTEMARALAEVLFGSKDSLVRLDMSEMAESHGVSRLIGSPAGYVGYGDGGQLTEPVRRRPSSVVVLDEIEKAHREVQLLLLQVLEEGRLTDGKGRHIDFSNTVIVLTTNLGADAFQRASRTLGFGTPEQKGPATSDMDAASTAARQALPPELWNRIDERLPFRPLSETEVARIAHLLLAESSRRLATEKGIEYVAEQEVVSHLMKAGGFDPKLGARPMRQVVQRLVEAPLAERILAGEFMAGDRVRVAVQDGELQFLRESR; from the coding sequence ATGGTCGACAGCACGGATCTCGCTCAGGTTCTCCACGAAGCCAATGACATCGCTCAGAGCGTGGCACAGAAGCCTACCTCGGCCCACGTGTTGCTGGCCCTCTTCACGGTGGAGAACCGGGCGCAGCTCCTGCTGAAGGAGAAGGGCGTCGACGAGGACAGCCTGCTGGAGACGATGACGTCCCAGCCCACCGAGCAGGATGGGCTCGTGCGGGAGCTGTTCATGCGGGCCCGGGAGATCGCCCAGAACAGCGGGGCGCGCGAGGCGGACTGCCTCCACCTGCTCGTGGCCTTCACCCGGGTGCGCTGCGCCGCCAGCGAGCTGCTGACGCGCGCCGGCCTGCACCTCATCAACCTGGGCAACACCGCCCTCTCCTACTGTCTCAGCGGGAGCACGCCGCGGCGGTTCCAGCCGGGCCGCACCACCACGATGGCGGCCATGCCCCGGCCAACCCGTCCCCTGGGTGCCCCGCCCTCGGCTCCGCCCGCCTCCGCGCTCGCGGTGAGCATGCCGCGCCCCACGCTCGCGCCGCCCCGGGCTCCGTCCCGGCCCGCGCTGTCCCCGCGCGACCTCATCGACGAGGTGAACGAGGACGTGCTGGAGACCGCCGCCCCCACGCCGGTGCCCCCGGTGCCGACACGCACGCCTCCGCCGGTCCCCGCCTCCCTGGCCCCGGCAGCTCCCGCGCCCGCCCTGCCCTCCCCCAGCCCCACGCCCCGCCCGGCCGCTCCGGCCCGGGCCGCCACGCCGCTGGTGCTCGATGAGAAGCGCTTCCCCCTGCTCACCTCGCTCGGCCGCAACCTGAGCCGGCTCGGCCAGGAGGGGAAGTTGGATCCCGTGGTGGGCCGCGCCAAGGAGATCGAGGAGGTCATCGACATCCTCGGCAAGCGGCGCACCAACAACCCCTGCCTGCTGGGCGAGGCGGGCGTGGGCAAGACGGCCGTGGTGGAGGGCGTAGCCCAGCGCATGCTGGAGCTGCGCGGCACCCTGTCCGAGAAGATCCTCATCGAGCTGGACATGGCCTCGGTGGTGGCCGGCACGCAGCTGCGCGGCTCCTTCTCCGAGAAGCTCAACGCCCTCAAGGACGAGGTGCGGCGCGCCGATGGCCGCGTGGTGGTGTTCATCGATGAGATCCACACGCTGGTGGGCGCGGGCTCCACCGGCGAGGGGCCGCAGGACGCCGCCAACGAGCTGAAGACGGCCATGGCGCGCGGCGAGTTCCCCTGCATCGGCGCCACCACGCACGAGGAGTACCGCAAGTTCATCTCGCAGGATCCCGCGCTGGAGCGGCGCTTCACCCCGGTGGTGGTGCACGAGCCCTCGGTGCCCGAGACGGTGGAGATCCTCCAGGGCATCATCGGCCGGTACGAGGACCACCACGGGCTGCGCTACGCCCCGGAGGCGCTGGAGGCCGCCGCGTCGCTGGCGTCGCGCTACGTGACGGACCGCTTCATGCCGGACAAGGCCATCTCCGTGGTGGACCTGGCCGGCTCGCGCAGCCGCCGCGAGGGCAAGGAGCTGGTGGAGGCCTCGGACGTGGCGCGCGTGGTGGCGAAGATCGCCGGCCTGCCCGAGGAGCGCCTGTTGATGACGGACTCGGCGCGGCTGCTGAGGCTGGAGGCGGACCTGGGTGAGCGCGTCATCGGCCACGAGGAAGCCATCTCGCGCATCGCCCGCGTCATCCGCCGCAACTACGCGGGCTTCGCCTCGCGCCGGCCCATGGGCTCCTTCCTCTTCCTGGGCCCCACCGGCGTGGGCAAGACGGAGATGGCCCGCGCCCTGGCCGAGGTGCTCTTCGGCAGCAAGGACTCGCTGGTGCGCCTGGACATGAGCGAGATGGCCGAGAGCCACGGTGTCTCGCGTCTCATCGGCTCGCCCGCGGGTTACGTCGGCTACGGCGATGGGGGCCAGCTCACCGAGCCCGTGCGCCGCCGGCCCTCGTCCGTGGTGGTGCTGGATGAAATCGAGAAGGCCCACCGCGAGGTACAGCTGCTCCTGCTCCAGGTGCTCGAGGAGGGCCGCCTGACGGACGGCAAGGGCCGGCACATCGACTTCTCCAACACCGTCATCGTCCTGACGACGAACCTGGGCGCGGACGCCTTCCAGCGCGCGAGCCGCACCCTCGGCTTCGGCACTCCGGAGCAGAAGGGCCCGGCCACCTCGGACATGGACGCCGCCAGCACCGCCGCGCGCCAGGCGCTGCCCCCCGAGCTGTGGAACCGCATCGACGAGCGCCTGCCCTTCCGGCCGCTATCCGAGACGGAGGTGGCGCGGATCGCCCACCTGCTGCTGGCGGAGAGCAGCCGGCGGCTCGCCACGGAGAAGGGCATCGAGTACGTGGCCGAGCAGGAGGTGGTGAGCCACCTGATGAAGGCGGGCGGGTTCGACCCGAAGCTGGGTGCGCGGCCGATGCGACAGGTGGTGCAGCGGTTGGTGGAGGCCCCCCTCGCCGAGCGGATCCTCGCGGGCGAGTTCATGGCGGGCGACCGGGTCCGGGTGGCAGTGCAGGATGGGGAGTTGCAGTTCCTTCGCGAGAGCCGCTGA
- a CDS encoding Rossmann-like and DUF2520 domain-containing protein encodes MRPSRPRVVVVGMGRLGGALALALAAKRWPVRVLARSEDSRRRASELGLKLASESDVAQARVCLLCVPDKAVPPVAEELKPRLSRGAALVHCAGALSLEALGAPRGRVLGSFHPLVAVSDPHDSLAGNSVALSTRSRWLREVLERMAKDTGLRALRVPEKHRAAYHAGAVLSAGGVVAALSAAVEAFRVAGISEEDALAALLPLTRSALRGVEARGLAAGYTGPIARGDSGVVAAHLAALPPEASDVYRPLSRRGLQLVEHRLTPEARAALEKLLESGGSGNR; translated from the coding sequence GTGCGCCCCAGTCGCCCTCGGGTGGTGGTGGTGGGCATGGGCCGGTTGGGAGGAGCACTGGCCCTCGCGCTCGCCGCGAAGCGCTGGCCCGTGCGCGTGCTGGCGCGCTCCGAGGACAGCCGGCGCCGCGCCTCGGAGCTGGGGCTGAAGCTGGCCTCCGAGAGTGATGTGGCCCAGGCCCGCGTGTGCCTGCTGTGCGTGCCGGACAAGGCCGTGCCCCCGGTGGCCGAGGAGTTGAAGCCCCGGCTCTCGCGTGGAGCGGCCCTGGTGCACTGCGCGGGCGCGCTCTCGTTGGAGGCCCTGGGCGCTCCGCGCGGACGGGTCCTGGGTTCGTTCCATCCGCTGGTGGCGGTGTCGGATCCACATGACTCGCTGGCGGGGAACTCGGTGGCCCTCAGCACCCGCTCCCGCTGGCTGCGCGAGGTGCTGGAGCGGATGGCCAAGGACACGGGACTTCGCGCCCTGCGGGTGCCGGAGAAGCACCGCGCCGCCTATCACGCCGGGGCCGTGCTGAGCGCGGGGGGCGTGGTGGCCGCGCTCTCCGCGGCGGTGGAGGCGTTCCGCGTCGCGGGCATCTCCGAGGAGGATGCACTCGCCGCGCTGCTTCCGCTGACTCGCTCGGCGTTGCGCGGGGTGGAAGCGCGTGGACTGGCGGCGGGGTACACCGGCCCGATTGCCCGAGGGGATTCAGGCGTGGTGGCGGCGCACCTCGCGGCGCTTCCCCCCGAGGCGTCCGACGTCTATCGGCCGCTGTCACGGCGCGGGTTGCAGCTCGTGGAGCATCGACTCACTCCCGAGGCCCGCGCCGCTCTCGAGAAGCTGCTCGAATCCGGGGGCTCGGGTAACCGATGA